The Candidatus Sulfotelmatobacter sp. genomic sequence CGGTCTCGAATCCGCGACATGCCGAGGCGCTTTCGCGCGCTCGTGCCGCGCTCACACGCGCGTCGAGCGCCGCCTTCGATGGTGCTCCGGGCGAGATCCTGGCGCTCGAGCTGCGCGAGAGTCTCGCCGCGATCGGCGAAGTCACCGGCCGCTCGATCGGCCACGATCTGCTCGACCGGATCTTCAGCCGATTCTGCGTGGGGAAATGATCGAGCGCGCCGACTTCGTCTCGCCGATCGCCGCGTCCGGCGGGCTGGCGAACCGCGCCGCGTCGTTCGACGTGGTGGTGGTCGGCGCCGGACACGCCGGCTGCGAGGCCGCGGTCGCGTGCGCGCGGCTCGGCCTCGACACCGCGCTGCTCACCGTGAACCTCGCCGATTCGGCCAAGATGTCGTGTAACCCGGCCATCGGCGGCATCGCCAAGGGCCACATGGTGCGCGAGATCGACGCGCTGGGCGGCGTGATGGGCGTGGTCACCGATCGCGCCGGGATCCAGTTCAAGATGCTGAACCGCGCGCGCGGCCCGGCGGTGTGGTCGCCGCGCGCCCAGTGCGACAAGGCGCTCTACTCGGCCGAGATGTCGCGGCTGCTGGATTCGGTCGCGGGGTTGACGCGCGTCGCCGGCGTCGCGAATCACGTGCGGCTCGAAGCGGGGCGCGTCGCCGGCATCGAGCTGGACGACGGAACGCCGCTTCGCTGCCGCGCGGCGGTGATCACGCCGGGCACGTTCCTGAACGGTCTCATTCACATCGGGCCGCGGCAGATTCCCGGCGGGCGAATCGGCGAGCACGCGGCGCGCGCGCTGAGCGAATGCCTGGCCGAGCTCGGGCTCGAGCGCGGGCGCCTGAAGACCGGCACGCCGCCGCGGCTCCATAGGGACTCGATCGCTTGGGAGGCGGTTCTGCCCCAGCCCGGCGACGATCCGCCCGAGCCGTTCTCGCACTGGACCGATCGGCTGGAACTCGAGCAGGCGCTGTGCTGGCTCACGCGCACCAATGATCGGACGCACCGGGTGATCCGCGACCACCTGCACTTGTCGCCGCTCTACTCGGGCGCCATCAAGGGCCTGGGCCCCCGCTATTGCCCGTCGATCGAAGACAAGGTGGTCAAGTTCCCGGAGCGGACGAGCCACCACGTGTTCCTGGAACCCGAAGGGCGCGACGTACCCGAAATCTACGTCAACGGCATGTCGTCGAGCATGCCCGAGGAAGTGCAGCTCGAATTCATCCGCACGCTGGAAGGG encodes the following:
- the mnmG gene encoding tRNA uridine-5-carboxymethylaminomethyl(34) synthesis enzyme MnmG; amino-acid sequence: MIERADFVSPIAASGGLANRAASFDVVVVGAGHAGCEAAVACARLGLDTALLTVNLADSAKMSCNPAIGGIAKGHMVREIDALGGVMGVVTDRAGIQFKMLNRARGPAVWSPRAQCDKALYSAEMSRLLDSVAGLTRVAGVANHVRLEAGRVAGIELDDGTPLRCRAAVITPGTFLNGLIHIGPRQIPGGRIGEHAARALSECLAELGLERGRLKTGTPPRLHRDSIAWEAVLPQPGDDPPEPFSHWTDRLELEQALCWLTRTNDRTHRVIRDHLHLSPLYSGAIKGLGPRYCPSIEDKVVKFPERTSHHVFLEPEGRDVPEIYVNGMSSSMPEEVQLEFIRTLEGLERAEMIRPGYAVEYDFVMPHQLDETLQVKRVPGLFLAGQICGTSGYEEAAAQGFVAGINAARLVRGRERFVLRRDQAYIGVLVDDLVTREHREPYRMFTSAAEHRLLLRADNADERLCAIGRELGLISAEQMEQVRAKYAAIEAEERRLSRVSVTLPRAAAETGAAIERHAEAGEAGAASAEDATAPIGSESPEAPRRVRAIDALAQAGVTYASLRNFGASPELPEAWGAALEVRVRYRGYIARQQAAARQAAALESAAIPPALWERELNGLSREAREKLLRWRPTTLGQAARIAGVSPSDAAVLMVHLKRLGAIEETATRG